The genome window AGAAAGCAAAGGCGCGGAAGTCCAGCGGGATGGCAACCGTTTTGGTTTCGCCGGGCTGGAGTTCCACCTTGGCAAACCCTTTCAGTTCTTTCACCGGGCGGGAGAGCGAAGCCTGGCGGTCATGGACGTACACCTGCACGGTTTCCTTGCCCGCCACCTTGCCGGTGTTGGTCACATCCACGTACACGGTCACGCCGTCCACATCGCGGAAAGATTGAGCCGAGACGCGCGGATTGCTGTACTCAAAGGTGGTGTACGAAAGCCCAAATCCAAAGGGGAAGAGTACGGCATCTTCCCGGGCATCGTAGTAGCGGTAGCCAATGTACAAGCCCTCTCCGTAGCGCACCTTGCCCGCCTCACCGGGCCAGTTGAGGTAAGCGGGAGTATCCGCCAGACGCAGGGGGAAGGTCTCTGCCAGTTTGCCAGAGGGATTGACCTTCCCGAAGAGGATGTCGGCAATCGCGCCTGCGCCAGCCTGTCCCATCATCCACGCCTCCAGCACTGCGGCAACGCCGTCAATCCACTCGCTCATCACGATGGGCGCGCCGTTGTTCAGAATCACCACCGTATTGGGCTGGACTTTGGCAACGGCTTGAATGAGCGCCACCTGCTGGCGGGAGAGATCCAGGTCCTGGCGGTCGTAGCCTTCCGACTCTTTCGAGGGCGGCAAAGCAACAAAGATGAGGGCAACCTCGGCATCGCGGGCGATATCCACGGCTTCGTCAATCATTTCGGGGTGCAGGCTTTCATCAGCGGCATAGCCTTCAGCGTATGTCCATTGAATGCCCTCGCCCTGCTTCTGGAGTTCATCCAGCGGCACATCCACACGTGTAGGATTGATGTTGGAACTGCCGCCGCCCTGGAAGTAGGGTTCGCGGGCAGAACGCCCGATGACCGCGGCTTTTCGGATGTCTTTCAGCGGCAGAATGCCATTATTCTTCAACAGCACCATGCCTTCGGCGGCAATCTGACGCGCCAGAGCGTGATGCGCGTCCACATCAAAAGCCCCACCCTTGGGAGTGCGCATGGCTTTGTCCACCAGCCTGAGCATGCGGCGCACCGACTCATTAAGGACTTCTTCGGAGAGTTGCCCGGATTTCACCGCTTCCACTACCGCGCGCACATGAGCGTGCTTTGGACCGGGCATTTCCAGATCCACGCCACCCACCAGCGATTTGACGCGATCGCGCACGGCGCCCCAATCCGAAACCACCACACCCTCGAAACCCCATTCTTCTTTGAGGATTTCGGTGAGCAGTTGGTGATGTTCGGAAGCAAAGGTTCCGTTCACCTTGTTGTAGGCGCACATCACCGTCCAGGGCTTGGCGCGCTTAACCGCCGCCTCGAAGGCAGGCAGGTAAATTTCGCGCAGGGTGCGCTCGTCCACCTCGGCGCTGATGGTGAAGCGCTCAAATTCCTGATTGTTAGCGGCGTAGTGCTTGATGGAAGTGCCCACGCCCTTACTCTGAATGCCGTTAATCAGAGCAACCGCCATTTCGCCTGCCAGGTAGGGATCTTCCGAGAAATACTCGAAGTTGCGCCCGCCCAGCGGAGAACGCTTCATGTTCACACCCGGACCGAGCAGAATATCCACCTTCAAGGCAATAGCTTCTTCTGCCATGGCTTCGCCCATACGCTGAAGCAATGTCGGATTCCACGTGGAAGCCGAACAGGAAGCGGTGGGAAAACAGGTGGCAGGCAAACTCTTGGCGGTCAGGGTATTAGGGTCCGAAGCGCGGCGGACGCCGTGAGGACCGTCGGTCATGACAATGGAAGGGACGCCCAGGCGCTCAATCGCCAGCGTGCTCCAGGGGGTAGCGCCGGTGCAGAACGCGGCTTTTTCCTCCAGCGTCATTTGGGAGAGGATGGCTTCAATATCCAGCATACGATACTCCTTTTGAAAAACGAAGGGACGAATTGAACGCTAACACGGGGTATTACCATGATGATACATCAAATACTTACAAAACACAAGGTAAGTAAGTTCAGGATTTCCCCTTACCCTCAACCTCTATTTTCGCACAGAGAAAGCCCCAGGGCAACAGATCTGCCTCAGTTGCTTATGAACCCTCTGCAAGGATGCTTTTTTTTTACCCTCACCCATTCCCCTTGACATTCCCCCGCTTTCGCAGATAATAAACTTCAACAATTTGACACCTCAACCCAAAGGCTGAGACGGAGGAAAGTAGGCGGGCAGGCGCCGCCAGAGAGGCAGGGGCACAGGCTGGAACCCCGCTCGGAAGAAGCCCGATCGAAGTTCCCTCCCGAGCCGTCCGGG of Anaerolinea thermophila UNI-1 contains these proteins:
- a CDS encoding glycoside hydrolase family 3 C-terminal domain-containing protein; translated protein: MLDIEAILSQMTLEEKAAFCTGATPWSTLAIERLGVPSIVMTDGPHGVRRASDPNTLTAKSLPATCFPTASCSASTWNPTLLQRMGEAMAEEAIALKVDILLGPGVNMKRSPLGGRNFEYFSEDPYLAGEMAVALINGIQSKGVGTSIKHYAANNQEFERFTISAEVDERTLREIYLPAFEAAVKRAKPWTVMCAYNKVNGTFASEHHQLLTEILKEEWGFEGVVVSDWGAVRDRVKSLVGGVDLEMPGPKHAHVRAVVEAVKSGQLSEEVLNESVRRMLRLVDKAMRTPKGGAFDVDAHHALARQIAAEGMVLLKNNGILPLKDIRKAAVIGRSAREPYFQGGGSSNINPTRVDVPLDELQKQGEGIQWTYAEGYAADESLHPEMIDEAVDIARDAEVALIFVALPPSKESEGYDRQDLDLSRQQVALIQAVAKVQPNTVVILNNGAPIVMSEWIDGVAAVLEAWMMGQAGAGAIADILFGKVNPSGKLAETFPLRLADTPAYLNWPGEAGKVRYGEGLYIGYRYYDAREDAVLFPFGFGLSYTTFEYSNPRVSAQSFRDVDGVTVYVDVTNTGKVAGKETVQVYVHDRQASLSRPVKELKGFAKVELQPGETKTVAIPLDFRAFAFYHPEYHQWVTESGEFDILIGASSADIRHTLTVTLESTLELPCILDMESTVREWLADPRGKAVFGPMFDQMRTQMARMMGGDEASNEMIGMDMMGFMMDMPVVSVLGFQEANLPAPAEVVVADLLAKVHGKA